The segment GAACTTGAACAGGGTCTTCCATGACTATAGAATTATAATCCAAGTAACAATTATCTATCCTAGTCAGTGATGCGTATAATTTCACCATAATTCCTACACCACCAAAGCCGGTTGCCTTGTTATAGCAGTGTATCCCTGTGAGAATGTTAGCCTGACCCCTTAATAACACACCAATGGCTGCTGAAAACAGAGCAACATCTGTGATTGCATTATCATTGCTCCCAAGGTCAATTGCGGTGCCTGAAAAATTTCTCTCACCTGGATCCCCTCCAACTGTAGAATGTTGTCCTAGGAAGCAGCTGGATATGAAGGTCTCATGGCCTCCTTGGACTAAAATTCCTTCTGTTGTGAAGTGTAAAAAGAAGCAGTTGTTTATTCGAATTCTGGCTGAATTGACAACGAAAATCCCTCCTCCTCTATATCCCGAATCGAAAAGGATGTCACGGAAGGTGATGTCCTCATAGAGGATGGCGCCATTTTGTAATTTTCCAGCAGAGAAACCATTTGGATCATGTACCTTGTTTCTTTTATCAAGTACTTGAGAATTCTGTGACCATACTTCTATGAGATGCCGATCGCCAGGAAATATGTCCGATGCTCGCAAAGTTCCTCCTTTTACCTAATAATTTGAGCACACCAACATATCTCAGAATGCTTGGGAATGAGAAAGTGGAAAgcataaatgaatattaaaacaTGTTCTTAAGTGCTATGATAATCAGGCGCCCGCAGAGTGACCATAACGTCAACGAGGAGCTCCAATAAGTATTGCAACCTTGGAAGGTTTAATGTCGATGATGAGTGGCTATGGTTCCTGCAGTATCTTTTGGGATTTAAAGCCAATTCATATTTGTatgattcttttaaaattcaacctGAAAGAATTTATTCTCCATGTAAGAAAACTATTCACTAATTGCTAAACAAAAACGAAACTAAAATCCCCCCTCccctaaaaaaacatcaattaaaattatgattataattatatatatataagcaaaaaaaaaattctggtgTTTTAGAATGGATGAAAATTATGACCAGAATTTCGGTGATTCAAGAGTAAAGGTAGTAACCAATTTTTGTAAGTTCATTTATTTCTACATTGAAAATTTCTACCCAACCCAACCACTGCTCTGCATATAGCAGTACCTTTTGTTGAAGTGTACACTCGGATTACATTGGAAGCATTTATAGAGGATGAGATACTGGAaggattaataaaattaaaaattatgcagCACAAGAGCTGTCTTATTTAATGCTTCTCATGCAGAAAACTGCAAAATCGTAATGTGGCACAGACCCACATGCAAGGATGCAAAAGTTGCCTCAATATCTTCAAGTTTCTTTCCAAGGTCTACCGTTCCGACCACTGTAAAAGTCCAAGAACATATAATTACGGTTGCACATGAAAAAGTGAATGGAGGAAAGAAATATATGCCCTAAAGGATTTAAATACGTtgtaatgaattaaataaacaCATTGTATCATTGATAGCATTTGGCATGTGTATATTCAGAGAAAGGAAAAGCAAATTAGTCTAACCACAACGTTGCCTCCACCAGAAGCAGGAAATCTGAGGGGCATGCTGATCTTGTAGTTTCCACCTTGCAAATCAATTACAACACCACCCAAGTCATTCACACCAGGGAGCAACTGAAGCccattttgcacttgaaaggCATCATTCAAAGCATTTAATATGGCATCTCTGCTGTCTTGAACCCCAGTTGGATCCGCTCCATAGCCAATTGGATAAAACACTCTCCCACTCTTAAAAATGaacatccatatatatatatatcaataaaaatgcatcgacgtgtgtgtgtgtgtgtgtgtgtcaaaaACACACGAATATCTAAATATACAAATATAGTGCTGTACTGTCCAGTTATACATATAATTGGAGGGGGAAATGACTTCCTACCTGTTTGGTTTGTGAGACGGCCGGGGAAGGTGGTGGAATGGGACTGCTTGAGGCCACCATTTCTTGAAGCTTTGCTTGGAATTCTATCAGCTTATGTTTCTTGATGAAACAAGTTGTTTCTTGCACCGACCACAACAAAAGGAAGCACAGCGTTGAGATGTTTTTTATGGCTGTCTTTAACCCCATATTTGGAGACAGgcggggggggagagagagagagagagagagagaggagcaaGGTCGTTTGAAATGTTCTCTCTTTCTTACAAAGTGCCAGCCAGCTATATAGTACCTCTAGCCTCTAGGAACCCCtcgtaaattaaattaaattaaatttatagggttaaatgaattttaattttgagggttttttaggcattaatttgaattttaaatgaaatttagtttattaagaAAATGCAAAGGTAAATCATATGGGagaacttttgattttttataataatatttctgaaaataatattttaaaaatgcaaacATGTTAACACAAATTCTATTTTTACCCTGTCTctcttgtttgtttatttttttctctcaaaaatcCATTGCAGCATTGTATCTTTTCTCATCGAACCttatcaagatatttttattccttataaaatatgttattaatcttttctttttgttcctttcttttttttttctttttctcttttttttttgtttgttttctttgcctaaatatttcctttcctttttttatttttattttggttttgctAGCCACGTATGATTTGTACGTGATATATTTTGAgttattaattaagaattattgtATCTTTTTCACTTATTAACATTATCAAGGTTATGTtagtcattaattaattaatttatttggtaatatgatttgcattgttttaatatttattttatttaagtttgatttgagtaaaatattacaatttttattagaatatttctagaacttttttttctaaacattcCAATGAAAGAATTTTGatggaaaattttttaaaacaaatatatatatttgatatttttcagcaaatatttaataaaaattaatatgagatatgtttatttaaaatgcctatatttatgtcattttaaataaatataagaatccTAATAACAAAaagtaatgatttttataacaaaaatgatttctaaattaaggataaaatagtcaagattattaattcaattcaattccaatggtatttcaaaaattataattgaattcaattctatgatttaatattttattctaaacaTAAGAGTAATAAGAAGTtatcaattgaattcaaatttatttataatttgaattcaattcatcataaattttgattataaaCAAGTTGCTTATTATATAGTCTAGATATtgcaatttttatatataaaactgcATTCCCCACTGCAATCCTCTAGATAAATCTCTTCATAAAGGAATAACTAAAAACTTAAGACTTAGGttaagtttgtttttctaaaagttATTTccggaaaaccactttccaaactttcttgtgtttgtttgtcattaagaaagttggtcaatgaaaaatttggcttggtttttagagaagtgttttctttttattttggacgaaaaacactttccggaatttgtgaaaaaatttagaaatgtcatattatttgctgattatatcaaatttggtcctcaaacttttgattgctatatatatattttattttgaatatttgtttttcaattttatcccttaaaatttaatttttatattaagtttggtcctcatttttataattgttatttcctttcttcttattattttttaattgaaattttttatctatcaaatttggtcattattcttttgattgttacttattttatttgaaataatttatgaaatgttaattattatatctttcaatttttttattttttagatttgatctctattattttgattattatttgttttatttgagataatttatgaaattatatttttttcaatttcattctcattcaactttttaatttgtaagatttgctcctcattattttaataaacttgaaaaaataaaacattaataagttattttccagctcatttttcataacataaccaaacattggagaatattttccaacttattttcaattACACTACCAAAatcggaaaataattcactttttttgaattcattttcccggaattcacttttcaaaaggaaactactttccaacaaacaaacgaGGCCAAGAAAGGTCTACAAACAataaatgatacaaaaaaattattattaacgtgggtgtccgggtcagcttgcacgcacctcgactaatcccacgaaccctgaaattaacgactatgtaaacttcaagtgaccatcatattagcaaacACAGGGCTCAAACTTGAGACCACAAGGCGAGCAAACCCTTTGGTCTCAAGCTTTTATTACTATGCCAATTACTAGAtggtttataaaaatttaatatgaattgaTGTAGCCTTGATGATAGATGGAATTGCCATATAAAAGATATGATATTATAACACATTAATTGCTTTCTCTTTATGTGAGATGTTTTCGGTATGTTTTGTTTGAGATGTTTGTAtagttttacttgaaaattaaaTGGTGTGCAAAAAGGGTAAGCAAATATCGGAATATGATAGGGTTACCTatactattattaattaattggataattttaaaaaaaatactcatatGTTAACACAAACTCTATTTTTGCTTTATATTTCTTGTGCgtctctttatttcttttcaaaaacccTCAGcaacataatattattttttttctcaacttagCAATCAAATAACCTGGGATTGTTGGCTCTGATACTAATTGAAGTAGGTGAAAGCAACACATGAAAAACAGTAAGCACaagaataaagaataaagaataaaaaaaacaatcacatgGAAACCCTAACTCacaattttatcattgaatatttcttttcaagtaGTCTTCCTAGTTTACAAAtacttaaataaacccaaaatctaaatgaaaaaaaaattagaaaacttgaaaataaaggaaaatcaataaaagtcataaataaattagaaaaaatatcttatagAGGTAtaatctaaatagaaaaaaataattataaattaaataaaaaaatataacaaatctcAAACAATAACTCCTAAACTTTATTTGAAGGTCTTTTCGAATTCCAATGGGTATGGAATTTTAATCCTATAAGGAATAAGACCTTTGAAATCTTTATCAAAATTAAGTGCAATCCAAGAGTTAGATCAAAAGACATGCCTATTAATATAAAGATGCATATTAGAAAAAGTATCCCATGCATCACTTATTTTACTGTTAATcgattatatgattttttaggattaattatgttatctatctttctttcttcttctttttcaatttcaataggAGAAACTACAATTAGAAACTtaattctagattttttttctttcaaaaaagagAAGCtacaattaaaaacttaattataagcAGAGGCAGATAACAGCTTcatccatcaaataaaatatgagtGTCTAATATTCTATTTTCTAAGAAAGGCCTATTGTTACAAGCATTTGTTAGCTAAAgaataaaaaggtaaaataaaataaaataaatttaattaattaattaaaatctaaagaaagtttataaatataagCACCGAAGGAAAAGATGAAATTGCAAATGAGTTGTAAATTGCATTtagccccgtttgtttgctagaaagtagtttccttttgaaaagtgaattccggaaaagtgcattatttttttatgtttggtagtgtgatggaaaataaattgaaaataattttacagtgtttggttatgtcatgaaaaatgagctggaaaataacttattaatgttttatttttttcaagtttattaaaataatgaggaacaaatcttacaaattaaaaagttgaatgagaatgaaattgaaaaaaaatataatttcataaattatctcaaataaaataaataataatcaaaataatagatatcaaatttaaaaaattaaaaaaaatgaaagatataataattaacatttcataaattatttcaaataaaataagtaacaatcaaaagaatgaggaccaaatttgataaataaaaaaattcaataaaaaaataataaggaaaaagcaaatagcaattataaaaataaggaccaaagttaatataaaaattaaattttaagagatgaaattgaaaaataaaaattcaaaacaaattatatatagcaatcaaaagtttgaggatcaaatttgatataatcagtaaataatgacatttctaaatttttcacaattttcgAAAAGAGTTTTCCgcctaaatttttcaggaaaacactttcgtGAAAACCAAGCCACATTTTtgtttgactggaaagtgttttctgttgaccaacttttttaatggcaaacaaacacaggaaagtttggaaagtggtttcccaaAAACCACTTtccgaaaaacaaacacagccaaaaggaaaaacactttcctgaaaaccaaactaaatttttctttgactggaaagtgttttttgttgaccggaaagtgttttccgttgaccaacttttctaatggcaaacaagcatagaaaagtttggaaagtggttttccaAAAACTATTTTCCGATAAACAAACATGAATAAGTTGTTTATTCAAGGCAAGCCATTTTTTTCGATTattaaataacatatttataatAGTACAATGTagagttttaaataaatatccaaTTTATATACTGAATcaattacatatattattttttttatgaataaccACATGAATGATGAATCCTAACTAGTTTATAACACTGATTAGCTCCTATATGATGTGGACTCTCGCTTTTGAATAGTATTGAACCTTGTAATTGATAATGCAAAGTCTTGTTATTGTGGTAGATTGCTCTTCTTTGGCCAATCTTTAGTGTTAGTTAACTGGTCAACTTCCTTACATCTCTTCTGGTCAATCCAGACTCTTTAAACATgggtgatttcttttttcatgatcaatttaagttttttttttccttgtttggtAGTGAAAATCACTATTTTTATCAAATCTGATAtatgaatgtttatttttaatatataaacacttacttattatatatagattataaaatatatatctattaTAACTTAAAATTTGGTTGAAAATCACCATGCCCCTCTACGCTTGCTTTTCATTATCTAACCTGTTATTAGCaattttgatagtttttaacAAAGTTTTAAGACCCGGCCCGGTAGCCGGCCCGGTCTAAGAcccgggttccgggttttgGCCGGGTCACCGGGTTTgaccgggtcggccgggtcggccgggtcaa is part of the Populus nigra chromosome 8, ddPopNigr1.1, whole genome shotgun sequence genome and harbors:
- the LOC133700353 gene encoding polygalacturonase QRT3-like; protein product: MGLKTAIKNISTLCFLLLWSVQETTCFIKKHKLIEFQAKLQEMVASSSPIPPPSPAVSQTKQSGRVFYPIGYGADPTGVQDSRDAILNALNDAFQVQNGLQLLPGVNDLGGVVIDLQGGNYKISMPLRFPASGGGNVVVKGGTLRASDIFPGDRHLIEVWSQNSQVLDKRNKVHDPNGFSAGKLQNGAILYEDITFRDILFDSGYRGGGIFVVNSARIRINNCFFLHFTTEGILVQGGHETFISSCFLGQHSTVGGDPGERNFSGTAIDLGSNDNAITDVALFSAAIGVLLRGQANILTGIHCYNKATGFGGVGIMVKLYASLTRIDNCYLDYNSIVMEDPVQVHVTNGLFLGEGNIVLKAINGKISGVNIVNNMFNADPKGTIPIVGLDGTFTSIDQVLIDQNDVVSGMKYKSTVGKLTVAGNATKWVADFSSVLLFPNQINHFQYSFYIHGMPNGFPIHAITNVSNNVVVVESDKLVNAVVSVIVDQCNMAGESNVMSI